A DNA window from Paraclostridium bifermentans contains the following coding sequences:
- a CDS encoding response regulator, with translation MIKIVICEDNFSCREKLKENLEIILNKLTNQFEIIVFNCGEDLINNYPEDAYEKVNKYGSRKKN, from the coding sequence ATGATTAAGATTGTTATTTGTGAAGATAATTTTTCATGTAGAGAAAAATTAAAAGAAAATTTAGAAATTATATTGAATAAATTAACTAATCAATTTGAAATAATAGTATTTAATTGTGGGGAGGATTTAATAAATAATTACCCTGAAGATGCATATGAAAAAGTTAATAAGTATGGAAGTCGCAAAAAAAATTAG
- a CDS encoding ABC transporter ATP-binding protein yields the protein MKKSIKTKDLKKIYGKGDSGVNAVDGITLEIESGKFTAIVGESGSGKSTLLHCMAGLDKPTSGNVYLGDQDIYTLNDDKLSKIRVQEYGFVFQSFNLIPVINVYENIILPISLDSKPVDKKYIDSTIERLGLKDQIKKFPNELSGGQQQRVAIARALSNQPSIIFADEPTGNLDSKTSDEVMDILKSCVKQFNQTLVMITHDEKIAKMADIMITISDGKLIEIRQG from the coding sequence ATGAAAAAAAGTATAAAAACAAAAGATTTAAAAAAGATATATGGAAAAGGAGATAGCGGGGTAAACGCTGTTGATGGTATTACTTTAGAAATAGAAAGTGGTAAGTTTACTGCTATTGTTGGAGAAAGCGGAAGTGGTAAAAGTACCTTGCTTCATTGTATGGCAGGATTGGACAAACCTACATCAGGAAATGTATATTTAGGAGATCAGGATATATATACATTAAATGATGATAAATTATCTAAAATTAGGGTACAAGAATACGGATTTGTTTTCCAAAGTTTTAACCTAATACCAGTTATTAATGTATATGAAAATATAATTTTACCAATATCTCTTGACTCAAAACCAGTAGATAAAAAGTATATTGATAGTACTATCGAAAGATTAGGATTAAAAGATCAAATAAAAAAATTTCCAAATGAGCTATCGGGGGGACAACAACAAAGGGTTGCAATAGCAAGAGCTTTATCAAATCAACCATCTATAATATTTGCAGATGAACCCACTGGAAATTTAGATAGTAAAACTAGTGACGAAGTTATGGATATATTAAAGAGCTGTGTTAAACAATTTAATCAGACTTTAGTTATGATAACTCATGATGAAAAAATAGCAAAAATGGCAGATATAATGATTACTATAAGTGATGGTAAACTAATAGAAATAAGGCAAGGTTAA
- a CDS encoding response regulator, which produces MKKLISMEVAKKIREKDKSCEIIFITGVIDYLQDGYEFRVYRYLLKPIKFVDLKKHTISSIKEVFES; this is translated from the coding sequence ATGAAAAAGTTAATAAGTATGGAAGTCGCAAAAAAAATTAGAGAAAAAGACAAAAGTTGTGAAATCATATTTATAACAGGGGTAATAGATTATCTACAAGACGGATATGAATTTAGAGTATATAGATATTTATTAAAGCCAATTAAATTTGTAGATTTAAAAAAGCATACTATTTCGTCTATAAAGGAAGTTTTTGAAAGTTAA
- a CDS encoding FtsX-like permease family protein, translating into MLFELKLALMYLRKNRKESITIIASIVVAITLILGVDIIGDSMSINQINQAKEIAGYYDGTFISNNKENIEKLKKVDEVYNLSTVKNLGEFILQDGLKSKLYSFDKNYLKDLNYDLISGRYPKNEHEIIIDSKLLGKYDKENILNKSISGVNKINYKLDETNEIYSKKDNYKVVGVISKVEDYYNLEDIELDSFVGDSKNIIPDKFITYSTIYNVKGINEHNIDQKFNEIRKKYDPSSDYTTDIRKDGQSDVSSNQYLDAALRLYGAFQQENQKEVKILVAITASLTIFNYFNIILSKMMNQIGDLRTVGMSNKKVIRFYLFQMSILFIIGGFIGFISSIIFARYAMSIFVGSNLFNISDFSKVKLNISHLIVGKAFLITIGALLIAICLPILKSLKKYPMDLINKSDKVKYKAKKNKKILKTLLKNNLLRSKFKSIISIVIIAFSGFVFISCTSTNMKNYFNKTQKYSVGLKDEYSYMIKPYENVDESIDKISMEETSNIKKIKGVKDFNLLSHTCGYVTISKDNLNKSYIKMEGIKDNKKENLEVMALISGVDDYNKLNKYVKEGNIQKINEQNNKFIDVAICNKFSNIYNGKMEDAIKNLKIGDIFEFKVLNKKDNKEFGYKTYKCRVNAILDQSFQYNNGMQNYAVNMGIYMNLESFKNITNDTYIQEVNFNIDGEGNKQADKLVDNINKKYNSLNIITPNNKYKSSTDSNSYLKSRLMIGSILLIAALFNIYTTVSININNNIREFSILRAIGLKKKYLKKLVIYEALVYSLIGSVLAGVAVSIDELIFFTKSKQIHAKLGHNLNMSDIYIPPKEVLIFMSITILFAFLIGYFKSKLIDNIDISEGINKY; encoded by the coding sequence ATGTTATTTGAGCTAAAGCTAGCCTTAATGTATTTACGAAAAAATAGAAAAGAGTCAATTACTATAATAGCTTCTATAGTAGTTGCAATCACATTAATACTGGGAGTAGACATAATAGGAGATAGTATGTCTATCAATCAAATAAACCAGGCTAAAGAAATTGCAGGATATTATGATGGAACATTTATAAGTAATAATAAAGAAAATATAGAAAAATTAAAAAAGGTAGATGAAGTTTATAATTTATCTACAGTTAAAAATTTAGGTGAATTTATTTTACAAGATGGATTAAAAAGTAAACTATATTCATTTGATAAAAATTATTTAAAGGATTTAAACTATGACCTTATTTCAGGAAGATATCCTAAAAATGAACATGAAATTATTATAGATTCAAAGTTATTAGGTAAATATGATAAGGAAAATATTTTAAATAAAAGTATTTCAGGAGTAAATAAAATTAATTATAAATTAGATGAAACTAATGAAATTTATAGTAAAAAAGATAATTATAAGGTTGTTGGGGTTATAAGTAAAGTTGAAGACTATTATAACCTTGAAGATATAGAACTAGATAGCTTTGTTGGAGATAGTAAAAATATAATACCAGATAAATTTATAACTTATAGTACGATTTATAATGTTAAAGGGATTAATGAACATAATATAGATCAGAAATTTAATGAAATAAGAAAAAAATACGATCCATCATCTGACTATACAACAGATATTAGAAAAGATGGACAATCAGACGTATCTAGTAATCAATACTTGGATGCGGCACTTAGATTATATGGAGCTTTCCAACAGGAGAATCAAAAAGAGGTAAAAATCCTTGTAGCAATAACTGCATCTCTTACAATTTTTAATTATTTTAATATAATTCTTAGTAAAATGATGAATCAAATTGGAGACTTAAGAACAGTGGGCATGTCTAATAAAAAGGTTATTAGATTTTATTTATTTCAAATGAGTATATTATTTATTATAGGTGGATTTATAGGGTTTATCTCTTCTATTATTTTTGCAAGATATGCTATGAGTATATTTGTAGGATCCAACTTATTTAATATAAGTGATTTTAGCAAAGTTAAGTTAAATATTTCACATCTTATAGTAGGTAAAGCTTTTTTAATAACTATAGGTGCATTATTAATAGCAATATGTTTACCTATATTAAAATCATTAAAAAAATACCCAATGGATCTTATAAATAAAAGTGACAAGGTTAAGTATAAAGCAAAAAAGAATAAGAAAATTCTAAAAACACTTCTAAAAAACAATTTATTAAGAAGCAAATTTAAGTCAATAATTTCAATTGTCATAATTGCATTTAGTGGATTTGTGTTTATATCATGTACATCTACGAATATGAAAAACTATTTTAATAAAACACAGAAATATTCAGTAGGACTTAAAGATGAATATAGTTACATGATAAAGCCTTATGAAAATGTTGATGAGAGCATAGATAAGATAAGTATGGAAGAGACGTCAAATATAAAGAAGATTAAAGGAGTAAAAGATTTTAATTTATTAAGTCATACATGTGGATATGTAACAATATCAAAAGATAATTTAAATAAATCTTATATTAAAATGGAGGGGATAAAAGATAATAAAAAAGAAAATTTAGAAGTAATGGCTTTGATAAGTGGAGTTGATGATTATAATAAATTAAATAAATATGTAAAAGAAGGAAATATACAAAAAATTAATGAACAAAATAATAAATTTATAGATGTTGCAATATGCAATAAATTTAGCAACATATATAACGGTAAGATGGAAGATGCTATTAAAAATTTAAAAATAGGAGATATATTTGAGTTTAAAGTGCTAAACAAAAAAGATAATAAAGAATTTGGTTACAAAACATATAAATGTAGAGTTAATGCTATACTAGATCAATCATTCCAATATAATAACGGAATGCAAAATTATGCTGTAAATATGGGTATATACATGAATTTAGAATCATTCAAGAATATAACAAATGACACTTATATACAGGAAGTAAACTTTAATATAGATGGGGAGGGTAATAAACAAGCAGATAAATTAGTAGATAATATAAATAAAAAGTATAATTCCTTGAATATTATTACTCCAAATAACAAATATAAAAGTTCAACTGACTCAAATAGTTACTTAAAGTCTAGGTTGATGATAGGGTCTATACTATTGATAGCTGCATTATTTAATATATATACAACAGTTAGTATAAATATTAATAACAATATAAGAGAGTTTTCTATATTAAGGGCTATAGGGCTTAAAAAGAAATATTTAAAAAAGTTAGTTATATATGAAGCTTTAGTTTATAGCCTTATAGGTAGTGTATTAGCGGGGGTTGCAGTTTCAATAGATGAGCTTATATTTTTCACCAAAAGTAAACAAATACATGCAAAATTAGGACATAATTTGAACATGAGTGATATATACATACCTCCAAAAGAGGTTCTTATATTTATGTCAATAACAATTTTATTTGCTTTTTTAATAGGGTATTTCAAGTCAAAGTTAATAGACAATATAGATATAAGTGAGGGTATAAATAAATACTAA